In Triticum aestivum cultivar Chinese Spring chromosome 5B, IWGSC CS RefSeq v2.1, whole genome shotgun sequence, the following proteins share a genomic window:
- the LOC123116608 gene encoding dehydration-responsive element-binding protein 1H-like translates to MDTAPEYKWSSPACSPSSQEQGMPTSPTSPAPKRPAGRTKLKETRHPVYHGVRRRGRNGRWVCEMRVPGKRGERLWLGTHVTAKAAARAHDAAMLALHGRSAARLNFPDSACLLAVPSSLSSLADVRRAAIGAVVDFLRRQATIAGAGDAEVVPVNGVASVAPAPGNARSSATSSKQPCANAESEVRDALRVGLPELHTSGEMDVSTYYADLAQGLLLEPPPLAASDCNDGGDDAALWSH, encoded by the coding sequence ATGGACACGGCCCCCGAGTACAAGTGGAGCTCGCCGGCTTGCTCGCCGTCCTCGCAGGAGCAGGGGATGCCGACGTCGCCCACGTCGCCGGCGCCGAAGCGCCCCGCGGGGCGCACCAAGCTCAAGGAGACACGCCACCCGGTGTACCACGGCGTGCGCCGCCGGGGCCGCAACGGCCGGTGGGTGTGCGAGATGCGGGTGCCCGGCAAGCGCGGCGAGCGGCTCTGGCTCGGAACGCACGTCACTGCCAAGGCGGCCGCGCGCGCGCACGACGCGGCCATGCTCGCGCTGCACGGCCGCTCCGCCGCGCGCCTCAATTTCCCTGACTCCGCGTGTCTGCTTGCCGTGCCCTCTTCTCTCTCCAGCCTGGCAGACGTCAGGCGCGCCGCCATCGGGGCCGTCGTGGACTTCCTGCGCCGGCAGGCCACGATCGCCGGCGCCGGCGACGCCGAGGTAGTTCCCGTCAACGGGGTCGCCTCCGTAGCGCCCGCGCCAGGCAATGCCAGGTCATCGGCAACGTCGTCCAAGCAGCCTTGTGCCAATGCTGAGTCCGAGGTGCGTGACGCATTGCGCGTTGGCCTGCCGGAGCTCCACACGTCCGGGGAAATGGACGTGAGCACGTACTACGCGGACCTTGCGCAGGGGCTGCTCCTGGAGCCGCCGCCACTCGCGGCCAGTGACTGCAACGACGGCGGAGATGATGCGGCGCTATGGAGCCACTGA